One genomic window of Tatumella citrea includes the following:
- a CDS encoding DUF2498 family protein → MNTTPETLDATALITLANQKLQQHKDYFPAMKITSVRQQGPLLIFSGPWFADTQGMPTQQSTLAFNMFKFLTVELSPHYYLKE, encoded by the coding sequence ATGAACACAACCCCTGAAACACTCGATGCTACCGCCCTGATTACGCTGGCCAATCAGAAGTTGCAACAGCACAAAGATTACTTTCCTGCGATGAAAATCACCTCGGTCCGTCAGCAGGGACCATTATTGATTTTTAGTGGCCCGTGGTTTGCAGACACACAGGGAATGCCTACCCAACAGAGCACACTGGCCTTCAATATGTTCAAATTTCTGACCGTGGAACTGTCTCCGCATTATTACCTGAAAGAATAA
- the acnA gene encoding aconitate hydratase AcnA — protein sequence MSLSLRESSQKILAVNGKNYSYYSLPELESLTRPCAALPKSLKILLENLLRWQDDETVTQQDILAIIDWLNAGKADREIAYRPARVLMQDFTGVPAVVDLAAMREAVDRLGGDVSKVNPLSPVDLVIDHSVTVDFAGQQSAFEQNVGLEMQRNHERYIFLRWGQQAFRQFRVVPPGTGICHQVNLEYLGQAVWQQETDNGTLIYPDTLVGTDSHTTMINGLGVLGWGVGGIEAEAAMLGQPVSMLIPEVVGFRLSGKLRPGITATDLVLTVTQMLRKHGVVGKFVEFYGDGLADLPLADRATIANMAPEYGATCGFFPIDQVTLNYMTLTGRSSQQIALTEAYAKAQGLWREAGDEPVFTSSLSLDMSEVVSSLAGPKRPQDRVALNKVPEAFELASQVSHPATDTKVDDAKLPVDGAVVIAAITSCTNTSNPAVMMTAGLLAKNAVARGLKRQPWVKASLAPGSKVVTDYLAVAGLTESLDQLGFNLVGYGCTTCIGNSGPLSDEVENAIKTADLTVGAVLSGNRNFEGRIHPLVKTNWLASPPLVVAYALAGNLKINLEESPLGVGSDGNPVWLKDIWPTPGETDAAVQKVNSSMFHKEYAEVFQGTEEWQKISVSNSALYPWDSASTYIRKAPFFDVMDSTVPEVEDIRSARVLAMLGDSVTTDHISPAGNIKADSPAGRYLAEQGVAPQDYNSYGSRRGNHEVMMRGTFANIRIRNEIVPGTEGGYTRYFPQQQQLSIYDAAMKYQQDGTPLAIIAGKEYGSGSSRDWAAKGPRLQGVRVVIAESFERIHRSNLIGMGILPLEFPAGVSRKTLQLTGEETIDIQDLAGITPGASVPVTLTTTSGQVQQVNMHCRIDTATELLYYRNGGILHYVIRKLLQEK from the coding sequence ATGTCGTTATCATTACGTGAAAGCAGCCAGAAGATACTGGCGGTTAATGGCAAAAACTACAGCTATTACAGCCTTCCCGAACTGGAGTCGCTCACCCGGCCCTGTGCTGCACTTCCCAAATCACTAAAAATTTTACTGGAAAATCTCCTGCGCTGGCAGGACGACGAAACTGTTACACAGCAGGATATCCTTGCGATTATTGACTGGCTGAATGCGGGTAAAGCCGATCGCGAAATAGCCTACCGTCCGGCACGTGTATTGATGCAGGATTTCACTGGCGTACCTGCAGTCGTTGACCTCGCTGCGATGCGTGAAGCTGTCGACCGGCTGGGGGGAGATGTCAGTAAAGTGAATCCACTTTCTCCGGTCGATCTGGTAATTGACCACTCAGTGACTGTCGATTTTGCCGGTCAGCAGAGTGCTTTTGAGCAAAATGTCGGTCTGGAAATGCAGCGAAATCACGAGCGTTATATTTTTCTGCGTTGGGGACAGCAGGCATTCAGGCAGTTTCGTGTTGTTCCACCCGGAACCGGAATCTGTCATCAGGTCAATCTTGAATACCTTGGACAGGCCGTGTGGCAACAGGAAACAGATAACGGCACGCTGATCTATCCCGACACCCTGGTTGGTACCGATTCTCATACCACCATGATCAACGGCCTGGGAGTGTTGGGCTGGGGCGTGGGAGGCATTGAGGCAGAGGCGGCAATGCTTGGGCAGCCGGTGTCGATGCTGATTCCGGAAGTAGTTGGATTTCGGCTTAGCGGTAAACTTCGTCCGGGTATCACTGCAACTGATCTGGTATTAACCGTCACTCAGATGCTCAGGAAGCACGGGGTGGTGGGCAAATTTGTTGAGTTTTATGGTGACGGACTGGCAGACCTGCCTTTGGCAGACAGGGCAACTATTGCCAATATGGCTCCGGAATATGGCGCGACATGCGGATTTTTCCCGATAGATCAGGTGACGCTTAATTATATGACCCTGACCGGTCGAAGCAGCCAACAGATTGCACTTACAGAAGCTTATGCCAAAGCACAGGGCTTATGGCGTGAAGCCGGTGATGAACCGGTGTTCACCAGTAGTTTATCTCTCGATATGTCGGAAGTAGTGAGTAGCCTGGCAGGGCCTAAACGTCCGCAGGACCGGGTAGCACTTAATAAAGTTCCTGAAGCGTTTGAGCTGGCATCTCAGGTCAGCCATCCTGCAACTGATACGAAAGTTGATGATGCGAAGCTCCCTGTGGATGGTGCGGTAGTGATAGCAGCAATTACTTCCTGTACTAACACCTCAAATCCGGCGGTTATGATGACCGCAGGCTTACTGGCTAAAAACGCCGTTGCCCGGGGACTTAAACGTCAGCCGTGGGTTAAAGCCTCTCTGGCGCCAGGTTCAAAAGTGGTGACCGACTATCTGGCTGTCGCCGGATTAACTGAATCGCTGGACCAACTGGGATTCAATCTGGTGGGATACGGTTGTACCACCTGTATTGGTAACTCCGGACCGTTATCTGATGAAGTAGAAAATGCGATTAAAACCGCCGACCTGACTGTCGGGGCGGTATTATCAGGAAACCGTAATTTTGAAGGACGCATTCATCCGTTGGTAAAAACCAACTGGCTGGCTTCTCCGCCACTGGTGGTTGCCTATGCTCTGGCGGGTAATCTGAAGATTAATCTGGAGGAATCCCCGCTCGGAGTCGGCAGCGATGGTAATCCTGTCTGGCTGAAAGACATCTGGCCAACTCCCGGTGAAACCGACGCAGCGGTGCAGAAAGTCAACAGCAGTATGTTCCATAAAGAGTACGCGGAAGTTTTTCAGGGGACCGAAGAATGGCAAAAAATATCGGTCAGTAACAGTGCCCTGTATCCATGGGATTCCGCCTCGACATATATCCGTAAAGCACCGTTCTTCGATGTTATGGATAGTACGGTGCCGGAAGTCGAAGATATACGGTCTGCTCGTGTGCTGGCGATGCTTGGTGATTCTGTAACTACAGACCATATTTCGCCTGCCGGCAATATTAAAGCAGACAGTCCTGCTGGCCGATATCTGGCAGAGCAGGGGGTTGCCCCACAGGATTATAATTCTTATGGGTCCCGGCGAGGTAACCATGAAGTTATGATGCGGGGTACTTTTGCTAACATTCGTATCCGTAATGAAATTGTCCCTGGCACTGAAGGTGGTTACACCCGTTATTTTCCGCAGCAACAACAGCTTTCGATCTACGATGCGGCAATGAAATATCAGCAGGACGGCACGCCACTGGCGATTATCGCAGGTAAAGAGTACGGTTCCGGCTCCAGCCGTGACTGGGCCGCGAAAGGGCCGAGGTTGCAGGGGGTACGGGTTGTGATTGCCGAGTCCTTCGAGAGAATTCACCGCTCTAATCTGATTGGAATGGGAATTCTTCCGTTGGAGTTTCCTGCGGGTGTTAGCCGTAAAACGCTGCAACTGACGGGTGAGGAAACTATCGATATTCAGGACTTAGCCGGAATTACCCCGGGGGCGAGTGTTCCTGTAACACTGACAACAACCAGTGGTCAGGTTCAGCAGGTGAACATGCATTGCCGGATAGATACTGCTACGGAATTATTGTATTACCGTAATGGTGGAATACTGCATTATGTGATTCGAAAACTGCTACAGGAAAAATAA
- a CDS encoding YciK family oxidoreductase: protein MNSIPDSSLLKNRTILVTGASDGIGREAAITYARQGARVILTGRNPQKLEQVRQTINALQQQPASVLVLDLATATAEDCQQFAREVAAITPTLEGLLHNAGILGTLQPMSEISAEEWQQVMKINLDACFFLTRALLPLLLNATSASLVFTSSSVGRQGRAGWGTYSVSKFATEGMMQVLAAEYRDSGLRVNCINPGGTRTTMRASAFPEENASLLRTPADIMPVYLHVMSDASIGETGISFDAQPGRKAGPAS, encoded by the coding sequence GTGAACAGTATCCCTGACAGCAGCCTGCTGAAAAACCGCACTATTTTAGTCACCGGAGCCTCAGATGGTATTGGCCGTGAAGCCGCAATCACCTACGCCAGGCAGGGTGCCAGAGTAATACTCACCGGCCGCAATCCACAAAAACTGGAGCAGGTGCGCCAGACAATCAATGCCCTGCAGCAACAACCCGCCAGTGTACTGGTACTGGACCTGGCAACCGCCACAGCTGAAGACTGCCAGCAATTTGCCCGCGAGGTTGCAGCTATCACCCCGACGCTGGAAGGGTTACTGCATAATGCCGGTATACTTGGCACCCTCCAACCTATGTCGGAAATTAGCGCGGAAGAGTGGCAGCAGGTGATGAAAATAAACCTTGATGCCTGTTTCTTTCTGACCCGGGCTTTGCTGCCGCTCCTGCTTAACGCCACCTCAGCATCGCTGGTGTTTACCAGTTCCAGTGTCGGCCGCCAGGGCCGTGCTGGCTGGGGAACCTATTCAGTGTCTAAATTTGCCACTGAAGGGATGATGCAGGTGCTGGCCGCCGAATACAGAGACAGTGGCTTGCGGGTAAACTGTATCAACCCGGGCGGAACCCGGACTACCATGCGTGCCAGTGCATTCCCTGAAGAGAACGCCAGCCTGCTGAGAACACCCGCTGATATCATGCCGGTTTACCTGCATGTGATGAGTGATGCCAGCATCGGCGAGACAGGCATCAGTTTTGATGCTCAGCCCGGACGTAAAGCGGGCCCTGCCAGCTAA
- the rnm gene encoding RNase RNM, which yields MTERTAFQLYDLHSHTRASDGVLSPEELVIRAHDRGVNVLAITDHDTTSAILPAQQAIIQHQLPLTLITGVEISTLWENHEIHIVGLGMDIGHPAICELLENQHQKRRFRAEEIARRLEKAGIAGALEGATVLAGEGQITRGHFARYLMECGKATTMAQVFKQYLARGKTGYVPAQWCTIEQAIDAIHQSGGRAVVAHPGRYDLSAKWLKRLLKFFAEAGGDAMEVAQCQQPPDERQQLAKYSQEYGLAASQGSDFHQPCAWIELGRKLWLPADAEAVWLRFPEIQSVAPVFNGAGSEV from the coding sequence TTGACCGAGCGAACGGCATTTCAGCTATACGATTTACATAGTCATACCCGGGCATCTGACGGTGTCTTAAGTCCTGAAGAACTGGTAATTCGCGCACATGACCGTGGTGTTAATGTACTGGCGATTACAGACCATGACACTACTTCCGCGATTCTTCCCGCGCAACAGGCGATTATTCAGCACCAGTTACCCCTGACATTGATAACCGGCGTAGAAATATCAACGTTATGGGAGAACCATGAAATTCATATTGTGGGTTTGGGGATGGATATTGGCCATCCTGCTATCTGTGAGTTACTGGAAAATCAGCACCAGAAACGTCGATTTCGTGCAGAAGAAATCGCCCGCCGGCTGGAAAAGGCAGGTATTGCTGGTGCACTGGAAGGCGCTACAGTGCTGGCCGGGGAAGGGCAGATTACCCGCGGCCATTTTGCGCGCTATCTTATGGAGTGCGGTAAAGCAACAACTATGGCTCAGGTGTTTAAACAATATCTGGCGCGGGGCAAAACCGGATATGTCCCGGCACAATGGTGTACAATAGAACAGGCGATTGATGCCATACATCAGTCGGGAGGCAGAGCGGTGGTTGCCCATCCTGGCCGCTATGATTTGTCTGCCAAATGGTTAAAACGATTACTTAAATTTTTTGCAGAAGCTGGTGGTGATGCAATGGAGGTGGCGCAATGTCAGCAACCTCCTGATGAGCGACAGCAACTGGCAAAATATTCTCAGGAGTACGGGCTGGCGGCTTCACAGGGGTCGGACTTTCACCAACCCTGCGCCTGGATAGAACTGGGGCGTAAACTCTGGTTACCGGCAGATGCTGAAGCTGTATGGTTACGTTTTCCTGAAATTCAAAGTGTTGCACCGGTATTCAATGGTGCAGGGAGTGAAGTATGA
- a CDS encoding L-threonylcarbamoyladenylate synthase: protein MSQFFYIHPENPQPRLISQAVDYLNKGGVIVYPTDSGYALGCRLEDKSALERICRLRQLDDHHNFTLMCRDLSELSTYAQVDNSAFRLIKNNTPGSYTFLLKATKEVPRRLMNEKRKTIGLRVTSHPVAQALLEALNEPMMSTTLMLPGNDFAESDPEEIQMSIGKQVDLILNGGTIGQQPTTVVDLTGDAPEVLREGAGDPAPFR from the coding sequence ATGAGTCAGTTTTTTTATATCCATCCGGAAAATCCACAGCCGCGCCTGATAAGTCAGGCAGTCGATTATCTTAACAAGGGCGGGGTTATTGTTTACCCGACGGATTCCGGATATGCGCTTGGTTGTCGTCTGGAAGATAAATCTGCGCTGGAGAGAATTTGTCGCCTGCGTCAGCTGGATGACCATCATAATTTTACTTTAATGTGCCGTGACTTATCAGAACTGTCGACCTATGCACAGGTGGATAACAGTGCGTTCCGGCTGATCAAAAATAATACTCCCGGCAGCTACACCTTTTTGCTTAAAGCGACTAAAGAGGTTCCGCGGCGTTTAATGAACGAAAAACGTAAGACTATCGGCTTACGTGTAACTTCTCACCCGGTGGCTCAGGCTCTGCTCGAGGCACTCAACGAGCCAATGATGTCTACCACCCTGATGCTACCGGGTAATGATTTTGCTGAATCAGATCCTGAAGAAATTCAGATGAGTATTGGTAAGCAGGTGGATCTTATTCTGAATGGCGGAACCATCGGTCAGCAACCGACGACCGTCGTGGACTTAACCGGTGATGCTCCGGAAGTGCTGCGGGAAGGTGCCGGCGACCCGGCTCCTTTCCGTTAA
- the sohB gene encoding protease SohB: MSFIAEYGLFLAKIVTVVVAIIALVLVVVGVSSRKKGTQGQLNLGHPGEDYQTLKQTLSVAKLPEHAQKPWLKEQKKQQKAKAKAEKARAKQGNISAAAKTLFLLDFKGSMDAGEVASLRKEISAVLSVAVPGDEVLLKLESPGGVVHGYGLAASQLQRLRDHGIPLTAAVDKVAASGGYMMACVASHIVAAPFAIIGSIGVVAQVPNFNRLLKRNDIDIELHTAGQYKRTLTLLGENTDAGREKFREDLNETHQLFKSFVHQMRPSLDIDAVATGEHWYGQQALENGLIDEIATSDDIIIKKMDEFNLLSVSYSKKKSIIERFTQSGASVAERLLLKWWQKGEKPLL; encoded by the coding sequence GTGAGTTTTATTGCAGAGTACGGGCTATTTTTAGCCAAAATTGTCACGGTGGTAGTGGCAATTATTGCGCTGGTACTGGTCGTTGTTGGAGTATCTTCGCGTAAAAAGGGCACCCAGGGACAACTGAATCTGGGACACCCCGGGGAAGACTATCAAACGCTTAAACAGACGCTGTCTGTGGCAAAACTCCCGGAACATGCACAGAAACCCTGGTTAAAAGAGCAGAAAAAGCAGCAAAAAGCCAAAGCTAAGGCTGAGAAAGCCCGTGCGAAACAGGGAAATATCAGTGCTGCTGCTAAAACTCTCTTTCTGCTTGATTTTAAAGGAAGTATGGATGCCGGCGAAGTCGCTTCATTGCGTAAAGAGATTTCAGCGGTGTTATCCGTTGCTGTGCCCGGAGATGAGGTGCTGCTGAAACTGGAAAGTCCTGGCGGAGTGGTGCACGGATATGGTCTGGCTGCGTCCCAGTTGCAACGGTTACGTGATCATGGCATTCCATTGACCGCGGCAGTTGATAAAGTTGCAGCCAGTGGTGGTTACATGATGGCATGTGTTGCCTCGCATATTGTTGCCGCACCGTTTGCCATTATTGGTTCGATTGGCGTTGTTGCTCAGGTACCTAACTTCAACCGTTTACTGAAACGTAACGATATTGATATCGAACTTCACACGGCGGGTCAGTATAAAAGGACACTGACACTTCTTGGTGAAAATACCGATGCCGGTCGTGAAAAATTCCGTGAAGATTTAAACGAAACCCATCAGTTGTTTAAATCATTTGTTCATCAGATGCGACCGTCACTGGATATTGATGCCGTGGCAACCGGTGAACACTGGTACGGGCAACAGGCTCTTGAAAACGGGCTGATTGACGAGATTGCTACCAGTGATGACATCATCATTAAGAAAATGGATGAGTTTAATCTGCTGTCAGTCAGTTACAGTAAAAAGAAAAGCATTATTGAACGGTTTACCCAAAGTGGTGCCAGTGTGGCTGAACGTCTGCTGCTGAAATGGTGGCAGAAAGGCGAAAAACCGCTGTTGTAA
- the cysB gene encoding HTH-type transcriptional regulator CysB, translating to MKLQQLRYIVEVVNHNLNVSSTAEGLYTSQPGISKQVRMLEDELGVQIFSRSGKHLTQVTPAGDEIIRIAREVLSKVDAIKSVAGEHTWPDQGSLYVATTHTQARYALPPVIKGFIQRYPRVSLHMHQGSPMQIAEAVSKGNADFAIATEALHLYDDLVMLPCYHWNRAIVVPPGHPLSEKSHVTIQDLAEYPLVTYTFGFTGRSELDSAFNQAGLTPKIVFTATDADVIKTYVRLGLGIGVIASMAIDPVSDPDLVKIDASDIFTFSTTKIGFRSSSFLRTYMYDFIQRFAPHLTRDVVDTAIALRSNEDIEAMFKDIRLPVK from the coding sequence ATGAAATTACAGCAATTGCGCTATATCGTCGAAGTCGTAAACCATAATCTTAATGTTTCCTCGACGGCTGAAGGGTTGTATACCTCACAGCCTGGTATCAGTAAACAAGTCCGGATGCTGGAAGATGAGCTCGGTGTACAGATATTTTCCCGTAGTGGTAAGCATCTGACCCAGGTAACTCCGGCCGGCGACGAAATCATCCGAATTGCCCGCGAAGTTCTGTCAAAAGTTGATGCCATAAAATCGGTGGCTGGCGAACATACCTGGCCTGACCAGGGTTCACTGTATGTGGCTACCACCCATACTCAGGCCCGCTACGCACTTCCTCCGGTGATTAAAGGCTTTATCCAGCGTTATCCTCGTGTTTCACTGCATATGCACCAGGGATCACCGATGCAGATTGCTGAAGCCGTTTCTAAAGGGAACGCGGATTTTGCGATTGCGACTGAAGCTCTGCATCTGTATGACGACCTGGTGATGCTTCCTTGCTACCACTGGAATCGCGCGATTGTCGTTCCGCCCGGACATCCTCTCAGCGAAAAATCCCATGTGACGATTCAGGATTTAGCCGAGTATCCGTTGGTGACTTACACATTTGGCTTTACCGGACGTTCAGAGCTGGATTCTGCGTTTAACCAGGCTGGTCTGACGCCAAAAATCGTGTTCACTGCAACAGATGCTGACGTCATTAAAACCTACGTTCGTCTGGGGTTAGGTATCGGGGTGATAGCCAGTATGGCGATTGATCCGGTTTCTGATCCGGATCTGGTGAAAATTGATGCATCAGATATTTTCACTTTCAGCACAACTAAAATTGGCTTCCGTAGCAGTAGCTTCCTGCGAACCTACATGTATGACTTTATCCAGCGTTTCGCTCCGCATCTTACCCGCGACGTGGTCGATACAGCCATTGCCTTACGATCAAACGAAGACATCGAAGCGATGTTTAAAGATATTCGCCTGCCGGTGAAATAA
- the topA gene encoding type I DNA topoisomerase has product MGKALVIVESPAKAKTINKYLGSGYVVKSSVGHIRDLPTSGSLAKKTAETGKPKTTKTTKTGKKDEKSALVNRMGVDPWHGWKANYQILPGKEKVVSELQALAADADHIYLATDLDREGEAIAWHLREVIGGDDKRFSRVVFNEITKNAIRQAFEQPGELNIDRVNAQQARRFMDRVVGYMVSPLLWKKVARGLSAGRVQSVAVRLVVEREREIKAFVPEEYWEVDVRLNTPKGDELLMRVTHQGETAFRPENKATTQAAVALLEKASYQVTEREDKPTSSKPGAPFITSTLQQAASTRLGFGVKKTMMMAQRLYEAGHITYMRTDSTNLSQDAIEMARGYIEGNFGNSYLPNTATVYTNKDNSQEAHEAIRPSDVNVEADQLKDMEADAQKLYQLIWRQFVACQMVAAKYDSTTLTVQAGEYRLKAKGRTLRFDGWTRVMPALRKNDDDLTLPAVDVGESPALLDVVPAQHFTKPPARFSEASLVRELEKRGIGRPSTYASIISTIQDRGYVRTESRRFYAEKMGEIVTDRLEDNFRELMNYDFTARMEDNLDQVANNQAEWRAVLDHFFTDFSQQLEQADKDPQDGGMQPNQMVVTSIECPTCQRHMGIRTATTGVFLGCSGYALPPKERCKQTINLIPENEVLNILEGDDAETNALRARPRCQKCGTAMDSYLIDDKRKLHVCGNNPSCDGYEIEEGEFRIKGYDGPIVECEKCGSEMHLKMGRFGKYMACTNEACKNTRKILRNGDVAPPKEDPVPLPELACEKSDAYFVLRDGAAGIFLAANTFPKSRETRAPLVEELQRFSDRLPEKFSYLTEAPVADPEGNKAMVRFSRKTKQQYISSEKDGKATGWSMFYIDGKWQEAKK; this is encoded by the coding sequence ATGGGTAAAGCACTCGTTATTGTTGAGTCACCTGCAAAGGCTAAAACTATTAATAAATACCTTGGCAGTGGCTACGTTGTTAAATCAAGTGTGGGTCACATTCGTGATTTGCCGACCAGTGGTTCGCTGGCAAAAAAGACAGCTGAGACTGGCAAGCCGAAAACAACGAAAACAACTAAAACCGGTAAGAAAGACGAGAAAAGCGCGCTGGTCAACCGTATGGGCGTTGATCCCTGGCATGGCTGGAAAGCTAATTACCAGATTTTACCGGGTAAAGAAAAAGTTGTTTCTGAACTGCAGGCACTGGCTGCTGATGCTGACCACATTTATCTCGCAACGGATTTGGACAGAGAAGGGGAAGCTATTGCCTGGCATCTGCGTGAAGTTATTGGCGGAGATGACAAGCGGTTCAGCCGCGTGGTGTTTAATGAAATTACTAAAAATGCGATTCGCCAGGCATTTGAACAGCCTGGTGAACTGAACATCGACCGCGTAAATGCACAGCAGGCGCGGCGGTTTATGGACCGTGTTGTGGGCTACATGGTCTCACCTCTGCTATGGAAAAAAGTGGCGCGCGGCTTATCTGCCGGTCGTGTCCAGTCAGTTGCTGTACGACTGGTGGTGGAGCGTGAACGCGAAATCAAGGCTTTCGTTCCGGAAGAGTATTGGGAAGTCGACGTGCGCCTGAATACTCCTAAGGGTGACGAACTTCTGATGCGGGTCACTCATCAGGGCGAAACTGCATTCCGTCCTGAAAATAAAGCAACCACTCAGGCTGCTGTCGCTCTGCTGGAAAAAGCCAGCTATCAGGTGACTGAGCGCGAAGATAAGCCAACCAGTAGCAAACCAGGCGCACCGTTTATTACCTCTACGTTGCAACAGGCTGCGAGTACGCGCCTGGGCTTCGGCGTGAAAAAAACCATGATGATGGCTCAGCGTCTGTATGAGGCAGGGCATATAACTTACATGCGTACTGACTCAACCAACCTGAGTCAGGATGCGATCGAGATGGCTCGTGGCTATATCGAAGGCAATTTTGGTAATAGCTATTTACCGAATACCGCCACGGTATATACCAATAAGGATAATTCGCAGGAAGCGCATGAAGCGATTCGTCCTTCTGATGTCAATGTAGAGGCTGATCAGCTGAAAGATATGGAAGCTGATGCGCAGAAACTTTATCAACTGATCTGGCGCCAGTTTGTTGCCTGTCAGATGGTGGCAGCGAAATACGATTCTACAACTCTGACCGTTCAGGCAGGAGAGTATCGCCTGAAGGCGAAAGGCCGTACATTGCGTTTCGATGGCTGGACCCGTGTGATGCCGGCACTGCGTAAAAACGATGATGATTTGACTCTGCCAGCGGTGGATGTCGGTGAATCACCAGCGTTACTGGATGTTGTTCCTGCACAACACTTTACCAAACCACCGGCCCGATTCAGTGAGGCTTCACTGGTTCGTGAACTGGAGAAACGGGGAATTGGTCGTCCTTCAACCTATGCCTCGATTATCTCGACCATCCAGGATCGTGGTTATGTCAGAACTGAAAGCCGCCGCTTTTATGCTGAGAAAATGGGTGAAATCGTTACCGACCGACTGGAAGATAATTTCCGTGAGCTGATGAATTACGATTTTACTGCGCGCATGGAAGATAATCTTGACCAGGTCGCCAATAATCAGGCGGAGTGGCGTGCTGTGCTGGACCACTTCTTCACTGATTTTAGTCAGCAACTGGAACAGGCAGATAAAGACCCTCAGGATGGCGGTATGCAGCCAAACCAGATGGTGGTGACTTCCATTGAATGTCCGACCTGTCAGCGCCATATGGGTATTCGTACTGCAACTACCGGTGTATTCCTGGGATGTTCTGGTTATGCTTTGCCACCAAAAGAGCGCTGTAAGCAGACCATCAATCTGATTCCGGAAAATGAAGTACTCAATATCCTGGAAGGCGATGACGCAGAGACTAATGCATTACGTGCTCGCCCGCGCTGCCAGAAATGTGGTACCGCGATGGACAGTTACCTGATTGATGACAAACGGAAACTGCACGTTTGTGGTAATAACCCTTCCTGTGATGGCTATGAAATTGAAGAGGGTGAATTCCGCATTAAGGGCTATGACGGTCCAATCGTAGAATGTGAAAAATGCGGCAGTGAAATGCACCTGAAAATGGGGCGTTTTGGTAAATATATGGCCTGTACCAATGAAGCCTGTAAAAACACCCGTAAAATTCTGCGTAATGGTGATGTAGCTCCGCCGAAAGAAGATCCGGTTCCGTTACCTGAACTTGCGTGTGAAAAATCAGATGCTTATTTCGTATTGCGTGATGGAGCTGCTGGTATTTTTCTGGCGGCCAATACCTTCCCTAAATCACGCGAAACCCGTGCGCCGCTGGTGGAAGAATTGCAACGGTTTAGCGACCGGTTACCGGAAAAATTCAGTTACCTGACTGAAGCACCTGTAGCTGACCCGGAAGGTAATAAAGCGATGGTTCGCTTTAGTCGCAAAACAAAGCAGCAATATATTTCGTCTGAAAAAGACGGGAAAGCGACAGGCTGGTCAATGTTCTATATTGACGGAAAATGGCAGGAAGCTAAGAAATAG
- the rluB gene encoding 23S rRNA pseudouridine(2605) synthase RluB, producing the protein MSEKLQKVLARAGHGSRREIEAIISAGRVSVDGKIATLGDRVETGSSLKIRIDGHLVRIAETSSEVCRVLAYYKPEGELCTRNDPEGRPTVFDRLPRLNGARWIAVGRLDVNTCGLMLFTTDGELANRLMHPSREVEREYAVRVFGQIDDDKIRQLSLGVQLEDGPAAFKTLKFGGGEGLNQWYNVTLTEGRNREVRRLWEAVGVQVSRLIRVRYGDIVLPKGLPRGGYMEMDLTSVNYLRQLVEMPEETVTKLAVEKDRRRTKANQIRRAVKKHSQLGSKTSANRRPASGRSAVARPTSKRNNGNG; encoded by the coding sequence ATGAGCGAAAAGTTACAAAAAGTTTTAGCGCGTGCCGGACATGGTTCCCGTCGTGAAATTGAAGCAATTATCTCTGCCGGACGGGTCAGTGTGGACGGAAAAATTGCCACTCTGGGCGACCGTGTAGAAACCGGAAGTTCTCTTAAAATCCGAATTGATGGTCATCTGGTTCGTATCGCTGAGACCTCCAGTGAAGTATGTCGGGTTCTGGCTTACTATAAACCTGAAGGTGAGTTATGTACCCGTAATGATCCTGAAGGCCGGCCAACAGTTTTTGATCGTTTACCTCGTCTGAACGGTGCCCGCTGGATTGCGGTCGGGCGTCTTGATGTTAACACCTGCGGTTTGATGCTGTTTACCACTGATGGTGAGCTGGCGAACCGTCTGATGCACCCGAGCCGTGAAGTTGAACGTGAGTACGCGGTAAGGGTATTCGGGCAAATTGATGATGACAAAATTCGTCAGCTTAGCCTGGGTGTTCAGCTGGAAGATGGTCCTGCGGCGTTCAAAACGTTGAAGTTTGGCGGCGGAGAAGGCCTTAACCAGTGGTATAACGTCACACTGACCGAAGGGCGTAACCGTGAAGTTCGTCGTTTGTGGGAAGCTGTCGGAGTACAGGTCAGCAGACTGATTCGTGTTCGTTACGGCGATATTGTGTTACCAAAAGGCTTGCCACGAGGCGGATATATGGAGATGGACCTGACATCAGTCAACTATCTGCGCCAGCTGGTTGAAATGCCGGAAGAGACGGTAACTAAACTGGCAGTAGAAAAAGATCGTCGTCGGACCAAAGCTAATCAGATTCGTCGTGCGGTGAAAAAACACAGTCAGCTGGGTAGCAAAACTTCCGCTAACCGTCGTCCTGCATCAGGTCGCAGTGCTGTGGCACGCCCGACATCTAAACGTAATAATGGTAACGGCTGA